The nucleotide window TGGGAATGTAGCAAATTGCTTGATTTGTGGAATTTTTCCCGACAATTGATTGAATGAAAGATTCAGGAATGATAGGAAAATTAGACAATCTGCAAGTTCAACAGGAATGCCACCAGTAAGCTCATTGCCTGACAAGTCTAGTGACTCGAGGTTACTTAATTTTCCcaaaaattttggaatatttcCGGTGAAAACATTATGAGACAAGTTGAGGACGTATAGTGATTTGAAGTTTCCAATTTCCTTTGGTAGAGGCCCGTTAAAGTTGTTGCATGAAAGGTCAAGGACGATGAAAATAGTTAGGATCTTCACTAGATTCAAGGATAGACCTTTGGCAATAATTCTCAGCTTATCTTGATAATCAAAACCATACTCCAGGGAAAAGATCAGAAACTGTTGATGAATGAGCTCTAATTCCGCCTCATCTTTATTTGCCATAAATGCCTTCAAGACGCCAAAGGACTTTTCTGTCAGCTTACCACTAAAATTGTTTGAAGCTAAGTTTATAATTTGAAGCATTGGCCAAGTGGCATTAGAATCCAGACAATCAACAGGTCCATAAAACTTGTTTGATTGCAAAACAAGGACACGCAACATGGATATCTTCTTCAAGTAACATGGGAAAGTATCCTCAATCTTGTTATTCCCGGTGTCTAAGAACTCCAAATATTTGCACTTGGCCAAAGATTTTGGAAACTTTCCTTCTAATTGGTTTTCACCAAGATCTAAAGTTTGCAAACCACAATTGGTTTGAAACGCATCAGGAATTTTGCCTGAGAGGTTGTTTTCTCTTAGATTCAACACCCCTAAAATTGCCTCAGTTAACACCGGTCCAGTCTCGCTCATCTCAAATATGCAATGGGGCACTGTGCCACTCAAGAAATTGTTAGATAAATCCAGAACACGAAGACCCGTAGCATTGCATATTGATTTGGGGATATTCCCATAAAGTTTATTGCTTGAaagggaaaggaaatgaatattTACCATGGATTTAATGATGCTAGTTGGTATGCTCGAGTGGAAATTATTTGTGGATAAATccaaatattcaataaaaaatgggAGAATCGGGAGTGGCCCTTGGAGTTTGTTGGAGCTTAGATCCACCACCCTCGTGAAAGAAACATTGAGAAAAGGTCTTTCTAGTGTCACCAAGTAGTTACTGGAgagatttaagtggttcaatGTAGTAAATTCCCAAATCCAGTGTGGTATTTGTCCATGAATTTGGCAGTTTGAAAGGTCTAGAATGTTTAAGGCGGATTGGTTTTGCAAGAAATCTGGAAATCTTTTCAACTTGTTAGAAGCCAATCTCAAAGTTGAAAACTGGGGAAAAGAgaatagtgaaaaattaattCCACTATATTCAATTGAGAGATCATTGTATGAAAGATCGAGAAAGGTAAGATCCTTTAATTTTTGAGTCATGCTAAACTGCCAAGAGCCATTGAAGTGATTTGAAGAAAGATCAAGTAGCCCAAGAGAAGGTAGTTTGAACACAGGCATGGGAATTTGCCCTTCCAAGTTGTTGTGACTTAAATCAAGATGAGTCAATAGGTAAGGAGTAGTTGAAAATTCATCAAGTTGGCTAGAAAATTGATTGTTTTGAAGGTGTAATTCTTGCAATGAAGgaagggaaaaaagagaaacTGGAATACTCCCTTCTAGTGAATTGTAACTCAAATCAAGAGTCTCCAAATTCAATAGATCTACCCATCGAGTGGAAGTAATCTGACCTGTTAAATCATTGTTGCCAAGGCTTATTGTTTTCAGATTCTTGCTCATGCTTAATGATGGAATTGGTCCAACGAATCTGTTCATCGACAAGTCCAAATGAAACAATTTGGTGAGATTTGCCATTGACTTCGGGATTTCTCCACTGAAATTGCAAAAAGAAAGATCAACTTCAGACAATAGTTTGAGGTTTCCAATCGAATATGGCAATGACCTTGAAAAAAATGCTCTACCAAGGACTAGGGTTTGAAGAGATCCATTCGACAGAAATTCTGGTAAGAAACCTTCAAGTTGATCATTATCTGAGAGGTCAACCATTTGcaatgttggaatttgaaagaTCCTTTCTGGAAAATTTCCATTCAACGAAGAGTCACTGAAAATCAAGGTTGTCAAATTTTTTAGGTCTGCCAAAAAACCAGGAATCGGAGCAGATAATTCATTATAGCTCATATCAATAACAGAGAGGGATTCAAGATTCGCCAAGGACGGATCAAAAGGCCCTGACAGATTACAATTTGACAGGCTCAACACTCTTAGATTTGGTAGTGAAAATGATAATGTTGGGCCCCACTCATACCCTTGCATTGATATATCCACACCATCGAGATAAAGTTCCGTAAGCTTCGAAAGGTTTTGAAGAAGCATATTTAGATTTGGATTCTTAAGCTTCAACAAAAAGTCATCGCCGTAGTACCCATCTGCACTTAAATCGAGACTAACCAATCCTTTTAAATGCGAAATTGTAATTGGAATTTGTCCTTGGAAGCCTGTATTCGAAAGGTTTAAATAAACCAAATTCGACAACTTGTTAAATTCTGAAGGAATCTCAGAACGGCTGAAGTCATTGTATGCTAAATTCAGATTCTGAAGATATTGAAGCTTGAACAGGCTGCTTGAATTGTCAAGTGGACATGAGATAGAGTTATTGGTGAGGTCGAGACCAATAACACGTCCCTTGTTGCAGGTCACGCCTTCCCATGAGCAACAATTGATGCTTTTGTTCCAGTGCACCAATTTTGTAGATGAAGCACTGTCAAAAATGAGGCTATTCTTCAATTGGAGCAACAAGGCTTTCTGATTGTTAAGATATTTGCCGCAAACCATAGGAACATAGAAGCTGAGAGAAAGTAAGCATATGGGCATGAAGAAAAGCCATGAAAGGAGTGGAATTCTCATTGAATGCTATAATAAGCTGAGACACCCACCCAATGATGATCGAGTTGAACAGTGGATAGCACAAATCTGATACATGTAGCaacaaaatgggaaaaaaaagacaaaaaaagtaaGCAAAGTTTAGTGAATTTTCGCTGCCAAAAATGAATGCCGGTACATCAATTGATTAAGCAAAatataggaaagaaaaagacTGTTCGAGTACTTACAACAGCAGGAAGATCTGTTGGAGTACTTACAATTGCAGGAAGATACACTATTTAGTACACAACAGAATATAGCACTGCTCGAAGAGGTGTTGAGTATAGCGTCTGTCACAGGGTTTGAGCCACTCTCTTCTTTCACTCTACAAGTATATTAATAATGGTACGTATATATGCTTAACTTTGAATTTTCCCACTTAAGAAATTGCATTGATATTTCCATATgcataattacaaatattacaACAGTGGTATGCTAGCTTGACTTTGAAAGTCTTCCAATTTTGTTCCATGTTTGTGTCATTAACatgtgaaattatatatttttttaatgagaaatgttttagccataaaaagattttacaaaagtaaaattacaaattaaaatgatgCACTGGCTTAACATTGATTAATCTCCGTCAAGCGAAAATTGAAACCAACAATAATAAGCTAAATGTCAAGCGAAAATTGAAACCAACAATAATAAGCTAAATGTCCCGGGCTTGcctctctcaaaactcactcttTGAATTTTGTTTCTCACTAacaaatttgatgattttccCCATAAAACTGGTCAAATCTCCTCGAGACTCCCAATGAATGAATAAGTAGAAACACAAAGATGGATAAGTGATACACTTTACTCGTTGGCcttaacaaaaaataagtttgGGCAATTCAAATCCCAAACAAGAGCCCTAGGATGAATAAATGGAACAAAGAGGACTTACAATGGTGATCAACCCTCACCAGACAAAAACGTTGGAAACATGGTCACTTGAGTTTGAGCACCAACTGTGGGGTCGTCGTCGAGTGCTGTACCTTTATTGTCACCAAGGTAGGGCCAACCTCAAGCCTCACCTAGGCACCTCTAGCCCTTGCTAGCAATGGAGTCAAGCCACACTTGAGCACAATATAATGCCACTTGGTTCAGGTTTGCACTTCTCACACAAGTGGTTTGGTCCATTTACACTAACTAGTTTGGTTTTTAGTGAAAACTTCTTAGGAGAACGGAGCATAAAGAGTCGAATATTCGGGCTCCCTGCTGGGCTACTAAGAAATCAAGCACATTTGCACTAGAAAAATAGGCAACCAAGGTTAACACAGACGTAAGCGATAGAAGTTATAACATTTGCACCTCAACAAAGTTGTCTTAGCGATAATGTTAGTGCCTGCACATGCAACCAAGGCTAACACTAACACAAGGTAGTCGGGCCACCCTAGAGTCAAGCACTTGGGTGCGTTGTTTGAAGCTAACGCATTGCACATGTGATCAGGACTCGCACTAAAAGTAGGGTCGCGTAAGAGTCAAGCACTTGGGGCCTTGTTAAACATGCAACCATGGTTAACACCTGCACCTCAACAAAGACGTTGAGAAATCCTATTGCTGTCTCAGAAAGAATGTTAACGCAGGCGCATGTGATCGGAGGTAACACATAAATTGGATGCATGTAGACTTTCATGTGAAACCACATAAATTTATGTCTatccttttatttatattttctacgttttatttattatttacttcatAGATGAGCATCTGAATATCATATCAATACTTATGCCATTATCGTGCGCTTGGAAGCTCCAAACAGTATGTCTTTAGATGTTGTACAAGATTTCTTGCTTACACAAACAACAAGTCTAGAATAAAAGTAAATCAACAATAATTGCATTCGTGCTTGCAGAAATAATGTTACCTCATATGTAAAAAGGAAATGCGTTTAATTTTTGCTGGTG belongs to Juglans regia cultivar Chandler chromosome 8, Walnut 2.0, whole genome shotgun sequence and includes:
- the LOC108997733 gene encoding receptor-like protein 7 isoform X1 — translated: MRIPLLSWLFFMPICLLSLSFYVPMVCGKYLNNQKALLLQLKNSLIFDSASSTKLVHWNKSINCCSWEGVTCNKGRVIGLDLTNNSISCPLDNSSSLFKLQYLQNLNLAYNDFSRSEIPSEFNKLSNLVYLNLSNTGFQGQIPITISHLKGLVSLDLSADGYYGDDFLLKLKNPNLNMLLQNLSKLTELYLDGVDISMQGYEWGPTLSFSLPNLRVLSLSNCNLSGPFDPSLANLESLSVIDMSYNELSAPIPGFLADLKNLTTLIFSDSSLNGNFPERIFQIPTLQMVDLSDNDQLEGFLPEFLSNGSLQTLVLGRAFFSRSLPYSIGNLKLLSEVDLSFCNFSGEIPKSMANLTKLFHLDLSMNRFVGPIPSLSMSKNLKTISLGNNDLTGQITSTRWVDLLNLETLDLSYNSLEGSIPVSLFSLPSLQELHLQNNQFSSQLDEFSTTPYLLTHLDLSHNNLEGQIPMPVFKLPSLGLLDLSSNHFNGSWQFSMTQKLKDLTFLDLSYNDLSIEYSGINFSLFSFPQFSTLRLASNKLKRFPDFLQNQSALNILDLSNCQIHGQIPHWIWEFTTLNHLNLSSNYLVTLERPFLNVSFTRVVDLSSNKLQGPLPILPFFIEYLDLSTNNFHSSIPTSIIKSMVNIHFLSLSSNKLYGNIPKSICNATGLRVLDLSNNFLSGTVPHCIFEMSETGPVLTEAILGVLNLRENNLSGKIPDAFQTNCGLQTLDLGENQLEGKFPKSLAKCKYLEFLDTGNNKIEDTFPCYLKKISMLRVLVLQSNKFYGPVDCLDSNATWPMLQIINLASNNFSGKLTEKSFGVLKAFMANKDEAELELIHQQFLIFSLEYGFDYQDKLRIIAKGLSLNLVKILTIFIVLDLSCNNFNGPLPKEIGNFKSLYVLNLSHNVFTGNIPKFLGKLSNLESLDLSGNELTGGIPVELADCLIFLSFLNLSFNQLSGKIPQIKQFATFPKSSYKGNIGLCGFPLEEQCTGEGPGSSTPPSEEFDSNSGIEIDWNFLSVELGFVFGFGIAIGPLMFWKRWRMCYYKHADEIFFKIFPRLYITIENHRRQARMNHRRKAHRNQGRRHE
- the LOC108997733 gene encoding receptor-like protein 7 isoform X2 is translated as MRIPLLSWLFFMPICLLSLSFYVPMVCGKYLNNQKALLLQLKNSLIFDSASSTKLVHWNKSINCCSWEGVTCNKGRVIGLDLTNNSISCPLDNSSSLFKLQYLQNLNLAYNDFSRSEIPSEFNKLSNLVYLNLSNTGFQGQIPITISHLKGLVSLDLSADGYYGDDFLLKLKNPNLNMLLQNLSKLTELYLDGVDISMQGYEWGPTLSFSLPNLRVLSLSNCNLSGPFDPSLANLESLSVIDMSYNELSAPIPGFLADLKNLTTLIFSDSSLNGNFPERIFQIPTLQMVDLSDNDQLEGFLPEFLSNGSLQTLVLGRAFFSRFVGPIPSLSMSKNLKTISLGNNDLTGQITSTRWVDLLNLETLDLSYNSLEGSIPVSLFSLPSLQELHLQNNQFSSQLDEFSTTPYLLTHLDLSHNNLEGQIPMPVFKLPSLGLLDLSSNHFNGSWQFSMTQKLKDLTFLDLSYNDLSIEYSGINFSLFSFPQFSTLRLASNKLKRFPDFLQNQSALNILDLSNCQIHGQIPHWIWEFTTLNHLNLSSNYLVTLERPFLNVSFTRVVDLSSNKLQGPLPILPFFIEYLDLSTNNFHSSIPTSIIKSMVNIHFLSLSSNKLYGNIPKSICNATGLRVLDLSNNFLSGTVPHCIFEMSETGPVLTEAILGVLNLRENNLSGKIPDAFQTNCGLQTLDLGENQLEGKFPKSLAKCKYLEFLDTGNNKIEDTFPCYLKKISMLRVLVLQSNKFYGPVDCLDSNATWPMLQIINLASNNFSGKLTEKSFGVLKAFMANKDEAELELIHQQFLIFSLEYGFDYQDKLRIIAKGLSLNLVKILTIFIVLDLSCNNFNGPLPKEIGNFKSLYVLNLSHNVFTGNIPKFLGKLSNLESLDLSGNELTGGIPVELADCLIFLSFLNLSFNQLSGKIPQIKQFATFPKSSYKGNIGLCGFPLEEQCTGEGPGSSTPPSEEFDSNSGIEIDWNFLSVELGFVFGFGIAIGPLMFWKRWRMCYYKHADEIFFKIFPRLYITIENHRRQARMNHRRKAHRNQGRRHE